A single window of Jiangella alkaliphila DNA harbors:
- a CDS encoding arginase family protein: MRSGTRRPGVLALPATIAAARALTASLAAALRDRPGSRPLVVGGDCSLLLGVVPALLTVLGPAGLWFADGHPDYLDGATSDTGETADMELAVLTGEGAPPLVSLAGTVPMVDPSAVVLLGHRTTGLDPASAAEVGRLPATLHRIAAPELLADPAATGRTARDLIDDGAGTAGCWLHIDLDVLDPSALPAVTYPQSGGPAWEQLAEALAPLAASPRLLGLSVADFRPDLDPSGDYAERVVELLRGIVSVTPATR; the protein is encoded by the coding sequence GTGCGGAGCGGGACCCGGCGACCGGGGGTGCTGGCGCTGCCGGCGACCATCGCGGCGGCCCGGGCGCTGACGGCGTCGCTGGCCGCCGCGCTGCGGGACCGGCCGGGGTCGCGGCCGCTGGTCGTTGGCGGCGACTGCAGCCTGCTGCTCGGCGTGGTTCCGGCGCTGCTGACGGTGCTCGGTCCGGCCGGGTTGTGGTTCGCCGACGGCCACCCCGACTACCTCGACGGCGCGACATCCGACACCGGCGAGACGGCGGACATGGAGCTCGCCGTCCTCACCGGCGAGGGCGCGCCGCCACTGGTGTCGCTGGCCGGGACGGTCCCGATGGTCGACCCGTCCGCCGTCGTCCTGCTCGGGCACCGGACCACCGGCCTGGACCCCGCGTCGGCGGCGGAGGTGGGCCGGCTGCCGGCCACGCTGCACCGCATCGCCGCGCCGGAGCTGCTGGCCGACCCGGCGGCGACCGGGCGCACCGCCCGCGACCTGATCGACGACGGGGCCGGGACGGCCGGCTGCTGGCTGCACATCGACCTCGACGTGCTCGACCCGTCGGCACTGCCGGCCGTGACCTACCCGCAGTCCGGCGGGCCGGCGTGGGAGCAGCTGGCCGAGGCGCTCGCGCCGCTGGCGGCGTCGCCGCGGCTGCTCGGCCTCAGCGTCGCCGACTTCCGCCCCGACCTCGACCCGTCGGGCGACTACGCCGAGCGCGTCGTCGAGCTGCTACGCGGGATCGTCTCGGTCACTCCAGCCACTCGGTGA
- the xylA gene encoding xylose isomerase, translating to MNDYTPTREDRFSFGLWTVGWEGVDVFGGAVRPRLDPATAVHKLAELGAYGITFHDNDVIPFGASPSERDAALKPFRQALDETGLQVPMVTTNLFSHPVFRDGGFTNNDRDVRRFAIRKAADQLDLGAELGAKVFVAWGGREGAESGAAKDIRAALDRYKEAFDLLGQYILDRGYDMKVAIEPKPNEPRGDILLPTIGHAIAFINELEHPEMVGLNPEVGHEEMASMNYAHGIAQALWHGKLFHIDLNGQTGPRYDQDFRFGAGNARGAFWTVDVIESGGYDGPRHFDFKPPRTEDIEGVWASAAGCMRNYLILLEKTAAFRADPEVQEALVAARLDQLATPTAAPGETVDSLRADEFDPEEAAQRGMAFERLDQLALDYLYGVR from the coding sequence ATGAACGACTACACCCCCACCCGCGAGGACAGGTTCTCCTTCGGCCTCTGGACGGTCGGCTGGGAGGGGGTGGACGTCTTCGGCGGCGCGGTACGGCCGCGGCTCGACCCCGCCACGGCGGTGCACAAGCTCGCCGAGCTCGGCGCCTACGGCATCACGTTCCACGACAACGACGTCATCCCGTTCGGGGCGTCGCCGTCCGAGCGCGATGCCGCGCTGAAGCCGTTCCGCCAGGCGCTGGACGAGACCGGCCTGCAGGTCCCGATGGTCACCACGAACCTGTTCTCGCACCCGGTCTTCCGCGACGGCGGCTTCACCAACAACGACCGAGACGTACGCCGGTTCGCCATCCGCAAGGCCGCCGACCAGCTCGACCTCGGTGCCGAGCTGGGCGCCAAGGTGTTCGTCGCCTGGGGCGGCCGCGAGGGCGCTGAGTCGGGCGCCGCCAAGGACATCAGGGCCGCGCTGGACCGCTACAAGGAGGCGTTCGACCTCCTCGGCCAGTACATCCTCGACCGCGGCTACGACATGAAGGTCGCCATCGAGCCGAAGCCGAACGAGCCGCGCGGCGACATCCTGCTGCCGACCATCGGCCACGCCATCGCGTTCATCAACGAGCTCGAGCACCCCGAGATGGTCGGCCTCAACCCCGAGGTCGGGCACGAGGAGATGGCCTCGATGAACTACGCGCACGGCATCGCCCAGGCGCTGTGGCACGGCAAGCTCTTCCACATCGACCTCAACGGCCAGACCGGCCCGCGCTACGACCAGGACTTCCGGTTCGGCGCCGGCAACGCCCGCGGCGCGTTCTGGACCGTCGACGTCATCGAGTCCGGCGGCTACGACGGCCCGCGGCACTTCGACTTCAAGCCGCCGCGCACCGAGGACATCGAGGGCGTGTGGGCGTCGGCCGCGGGCTGCATGCGCAACTACCTGATCCTGCTCGAGAAGACCGCGGCGTTCCGCGCCGACCCCGAGGTCCAGGAGGCCCTGGTCGCCGCCCGGCTGGACCAGCTGGCCACGCCGACCGCGGCGCCGGGCGAGACCGTCGACTCGCTGCGGGCCGACGAGTTCGACCCCGAGGAAGCGGCGCAGCGCGGCATGGCGTTCGAGCGGCTGGACCAGCTGGCGCTGGACTACCTGTACGGCGTGCGCTGA
- a CDS encoding GH1 family beta-glucosidase, translating to MPRINFPDGFDFGVATSAFQIEGAWDADGKGPSVWDTFGHTPGKVHDDVPGDVACDHYHRFRDDVALLKDLGVDSYRFSLSWPRILPDGTGAVNRKGLDFYKELVDELLEAGIAPNVTLYHWDLPQALEDRGGWPNRDVAGWFADYAALVFDEFHGLVPRWSTLNEPIALWVGYGMGAFAPGRADERAGRQAMHHALLAHGRALEAFRAGGDAEAEIGIVLDIWKRHPATASVADHDAAERGDDESFRFFLDPLLLGGYRDRLVRRLTERGVMPETRPEDFELIARPVDYLGLNVYSRVVASAADAEQRWWVAGDAHPGGNFLDNGMEFYPKSVYDAIRMVTGEYGFDRPLYVTENGVSDALGDDAAHPIDDAERIRYVAGFLSWIAKAVEEGADVRGYYLWSLMDNYEWSAGFSQRFGLYHVDTRTLARTPKRSAHWYRDVIAARGFDPAALP from the coding sequence GTGCCCAGGATCAACTTCCCCGACGGCTTCGATTTCGGCGTCGCGACCAGTGCCTTCCAGATCGAGGGCGCGTGGGACGCCGACGGGAAGGGTCCGTCCGTGTGGGACACCTTCGGCCACACGCCGGGGAAGGTCCACGACGACGTCCCCGGCGACGTCGCGTGCGACCACTACCACCGGTTCCGCGACGACGTGGCGCTGCTGAAGGACCTGGGCGTGGACAGCTACCGGTTCTCGCTGAGCTGGCCGCGGATCCTGCCGGACGGGACCGGCGCGGTGAACCGGAAGGGCTTGGACTTCTACAAGGAGCTGGTCGACGAGCTGCTCGAGGCCGGCATCGCGCCGAACGTCACTCTCTACCACTGGGACCTCCCGCAGGCCCTGGAGGACCGCGGCGGCTGGCCGAACCGCGACGTCGCCGGCTGGTTCGCCGACTACGCGGCGCTGGTGTTCGACGAGTTCCACGGGCTGGTGCCCCGGTGGAGCACGCTCAACGAGCCGATCGCCCTCTGGGTCGGCTACGGCATGGGCGCGTTCGCACCGGGGCGGGCCGACGAGCGGGCCGGGCGCCAGGCGATGCACCACGCGCTGCTGGCGCACGGCCGCGCGCTCGAGGCGTTCCGCGCCGGTGGGGACGCCGAGGCGGAGATCGGCATCGTCCTGGACATCTGGAAGCGGCACCCGGCGACGGCGTCGGTGGCCGACCACGACGCGGCCGAGCGCGGCGACGACGAGAGCTTCCGGTTCTTCCTCGACCCGCTGCTGCTCGGCGGCTACCGGGACCGGCTGGTGCGGCGGCTCACCGAGCGCGGCGTCATGCCGGAGACCCGGCCGGAGGACTTCGAGCTGATCGCCCGGCCGGTCGACTACCTGGGGCTGAACGTCTACTCGAGGGTGGTCGCCAGCGCCGCCGACGCCGAGCAGCGCTGGTGGGTGGCCGGCGACGCGCACCCCGGCGGCAACTTCCTCGACAACGGCATGGAGTTCTACCCGAAGAGCGTGTACGACGCGATCCGCATGGTGACCGGCGAGTACGGCTTCGACCGGCCGCTCTACGTGACGGAGAACGGGGTGTCCGACGCGCTCGGCGACGACGCCGCGCACCCGATCGACGACGCCGAGCGGATCCGCTACGTCGCCGGCTTCCTGTCGTGGATCGCCAAGGCGGTCGAGGAGGGCGCCGACGTGCGCGGCTACTACCTGTGGTCGCTGATGGACAACTACGAGTGGTCGGCCGGGTTCAGCCAGCGGTTCGGGCTGTACCACGTCGACACCCGGACGCTGGCGCGCACGCCGAAGCGGTCGGCGCACTGGTACCGCGACGTCATCGCGGCGCGCGGCTTCGACCCGGCCGCGCTGCCCTGA
- a CDS encoding carbohydrate ABC transporter permease, which yields MSGARANRTAYLFLLPFLAVFAVTIVVPLGYAVGLSFFKKQLIGGTVFAGLDNYTRALSDQLLHEGVGRVLLFLAIQVPIMLVIALAMALAIDSGRLGGSAVVRIGLFLPYAVPAVVATLMWGYIFGGQFGLAGQVFDAAGLSTPDFLGPGLMLASISNVVTWSFVGYNMLIFYAALRTIPAEVYEAAAIDGAGEVRKAWSIKLPALRPALALALIFSVIGSIQLFNEPSILQALRPSVVTTNYTPNLYAYSLAFTGGQTNYAAAVAVLLGGVTVVIAYAVQLGVARRNRVI from the coding sequence ATGAGCGGCGCCCGGGCGAACCGGACGGCGTACCTGTTCCTGCTGCCGTTCCTCGCCGTGTTCGCGGTGACGATCGTCGTGCCGCTCGGCTACGCGGTCGGGCTGAGCTTCTTCAAGAAGCAGCTGATCGGCGGGACGGTCTTCGCCGGACTGGACAACTACACCCGGGCGCTGTCGGACCAGCTGCTGCACGAGGGCGTCGGCCGGGTGCTGCTGTTCCTCGCCATCCAGGTGCCGATCATGCTGGTCATCGCGCTGGCCATGGCGCTGGCGATCGACAGCGGACGGCTCGGCGGCAGCGCCGTGGTGCGCATCGGGCTGTTCCTGCCGTACGCCGTCCCCGCCGTCGTCGCGACGCTGATGTGGGGCTACATCTTCGGCGGCCAGTTCGGGCTGGCCGGCCAGGTCTTCGACGCCGCAGGGCTTTCCACGCCGGACTTCCTCGGCCCCGGGCTCATGCTCGCCAGCATCAGCAACGTCGTGACCTGGTCGTTCGTGGGCTACAACATGCTGATCTTCTACGCGGCGCTGCGGACGATCCCGGCCGAGGTGTACGAGGCGGCGGCCATCGACGGTGCCGGCGAGGTCCGCAAGGCGTGGTCGATCAAGCTGCCGGCGCTACGGCCGGCCCTGGCCCTGGCGCTGATCTTCAGCGTCATCGGCAGCATCCAGCTGTTCAACGAGCCGAGCATCCTGCAGGCGCTGCGCCCGAGCGTCGTCACGACGAACTACACGCCCAACCTGTACGCGTACAGCCTCGCCTTCACCGGGGGGCAGACGAACTACGCGGCGGCGGTCGCGGTGCTGCTCGGCGGCGTCACGGTCGTCATCGCCTACGCCGTCCAACTGGGCGTCGCGCGCCGGAACCGGGTGATCTGA
- a CDS encoding cupin domain-containing protein: MSRATVVDQSDLPIELDGSAVEFEGRDHGGSVSVILVSTDEDGAGPRLHRHPYDETFVIRGGQALFTVGDQELVGRAGQIIVVPAQVPHKFAKTGPERLEMTDVHASPVFITEWLE, from the coding sequence ATGAGCCGCGCCACCGTTGTCGACCAGAGCGACCTGCCGATCGAGCTGGACGGGTCGGCGGTGGAGTTCGAGGGACGCGACCACGGCGGCAGCGTGTCGGTCATCCTGGTCAGCACCGACGAGGACGGCGCCGGCCCGCGGCTGCACCGTCACCCCTACGACGAGACGTTCGTCATCCGCGGCGGTCAGGCGCTGTTCACCGTCGGCGACCAGGAGCTCGTCGGCCGCGCCGGGCAGATCATCGTCGTGCCGGCCCAGGTGCCGCACAAGTTCGCCAAGACCGGCCCCGAACGCCTGGAGATGACCGACGTCCACGCCAGCCCGGTGTTCATCACCGAGTGGCTGGAGTGA
- a CDS encoding fumarylacetoacetate hydrolase family protein produces MLLVRFATPSSPVASVGVLDGDTVTTLDGVESLGSLWRLPVASLRPVVEGAGGPAFPAADVTMLPPVDAGTEVWACGVTYKVSEEARVEESERAASVYEQVYDAERPELFFKSVAWRVVGHGEPVAVRADSRIDVPEPEVAVVVTAQGEIAGFTVCNDVSSRTIEGENPLYLPQAKAYLGACAVGPGIRPVWEVGDPYALPVSMSIVRDGAEDWSGSASTGQLRRRFDELVSFLVRADVFPDGAVLSTGTCLVPAAPWTLRAGDFVRIEVGGVGVLANPVVEGVEAMSWLVDARDDVRLRAAP; encoded by the coding sequence GTGCTGCTGGTCAGGTTCGCCACCCCCTCGTCCCCGGTCGCGAGCGTCGGGGTGCTCGACGGCGACACCGTCACCACGCTGGACGGCGTCGAGTCGCTCGGATCGCTGTGGCGGCTGCCGGTGGCGTCGCTTCGGCCGGTCGTCGAGGGCGCCGGCGGGCCGGCGTTCCCCGCCGCCGACGTCACCATGCTGCCGCCGGTCGACGCCGGCACCGAGGTGTGGGCCTGCGGCGTCACGTACAAGGTGTCCGAGGAGGCGCGGGTCGAGGAGAGCGAGCGGGCCGCGTCCGTCTACGAGCAGGTCTACGATGCCGAGCGGCCGGAGCTGTTCTTCAAGTCCGTCGCCTGGCGGGTGGTCGGCCACGGCGAGCCGGTCGCCGTCCGGGCCGACTCCCGCATCGACGTGCCCGAGCCCGAGGTCGCCGTCGTCGTCACCGCGCAGGGCGAGATCGCCGGGTTCACCGTCTGCAACGACGTCTCCTCGCGCACCATCGAGGGCGAGAACCCGCTCTACCTGCCGCAGGCCAAGGCCTACCTCGGCGCGTGCGCCGTCGGCCCGGGCATCCGGCCGGTGTGGGAGGTCGGCGACCCGTACGCGCTGCCGGTCTCGATGAGCATCGTGCGCGACGGTGCCGAGGACTGGTCGGGGTCGGCGAGCACCGGCCAGCTGCGCCGGCGGTTCGACGAGCTGGTGTCGTTCCTGGTGCGCGCCGACGTGTTCCCCGACGGCGCCGTGCTGTCGACCGGCACCTGCCTGGTGCCGGCCGCGCCGTGGACGCTGCGCGCCGGCGACTTCGTCCGCATCGAGGTCGGCGGTGTCGGCGTGCTGGCCAACCCCGTCGTCGAGGGCGTCGAGGCGATGTCGTGGCTGGTCGACGCGCGCGACGACGTCAGGCTGCGTGCCGCACCGTGA
- a CDS encoding LysR family transcriptional regulator, whose product MDLRLLGYVVAIAEEGSISAAARRMHLTQPTLSRQLRQLERQLDVELFSRAGRGLVPTAAGDALVQRAGKVLAEADAVLDDVRLAALGKRGRLTIAFAGSAINGPLGQALGRIRAELPDVDLRLVDLFDDADMSAGVLDGGVDVAVQRLPLRDARLARRIWTREPLSLFLPASHAFARAAEPVPVAVLRDIPLVLWPREASPQSYDEIIALCHRAGIVPQIAAEGRSIQTILALVAAGFGGAVMTDSYRMLHRAGVAARRLTATSTTLHLVWRTDDDRPLIRGLLALLDDPASPRDPARGTTTGRSGEA is encoded by the coding sequence GTGGATCTTCGGTTGCTCGGCTATGTGGTCGCGATCGCGGAGGAGGGATCCATCAGCGCCGCCGCTCGCAGGATGCACCTGACCCAGCCGACGCTGAGCCGGCAGCTGCGGCAGCTCGAACGGCAACTTGACGTCGAATTGTTCAGCCGAGCGGGCCGCGGGCTCGTGCCCACCGCCGCCGGTGACGCGTTGGTGCAACGGGCCGGGAAGGTGCTTGCGGAAGCCGACGCGGTGCTGGACGACGTCCGCCTGGCCGCCCTCGGTAAACGCGGCCGGCTGACGATCGCGTTCGCCGGATCGGCCATCAACGGTCCCCTCGGACAAGCCCTCGGCCGCATTCGGGCGGAGCTACCGGATGTCGACCTCCGCCTCGTCGACCTGTTCGACGACGCCGACATGTCCGCCGGCGTGCTCGACGGAGGTGTCGACGTCGCCGTGCAACGCCTGCCGCTGCGTGACGCCCGTCTCGCCCGCCGGATCTGGACCCGAGAACCGCTGTCACTCTTTCTGCCTGCCAGTCATGCGTTCGCGAGGGCCGCCGAACCGGTGCCCGTCGCCGTCCTACGCGACATTCCGCTCGTCCTCTGGCCGCGGGAGGCGTCGCCGCAGTCTTACGACGAGATCATCGCGCTGTGCCACCGGGCCGGGATCGTGCCGCAGATCGCTGCGGAGGGGCGCAGCATCCAGACGATTCTCGCCCTTGTCGCAGCCGGCTTCGGCGGGGCCGTCATGACTGACTCCTACCGCATGCTGCACCGCGCGGGTGTCGCGGCCCGCCGGCTGACCGCCACCTCCACGACGCTGCATCTCGTCTGGCGCACCGATGACGACCGCCCGCTCATCAGAGGACTGCTGGCCCTTCTGGACGACCCGGCCTCGCCTCGGGACCCGGCACGCGGGACCACGACCGGTCGGTCGGGAGAGGCCTGA
- a CDS encoding aspartate/glutamate racemase family protein — translation MHLGILAHSTEGAALCFLTYCEEGFRRTGRNEHPDVTLDYTAFGFSMAAWEAGDHASVRATLARSAERLAQAGADFFVCPDNTAHLALEVPGEALALPGLHIADVVADEADRQGRTRVGVLGTKFTMDGPIYPRALTRRGIAAEFPDADDRRIVDEIIFKELVNGVVTDASRDEYVRIITQLAERGCDAVALVCTEIPILIGPEDSPLPVLDSTRLVAQAAYEVAVGDRPMPAWRGGPSR, via the coding sequence ATGCATCTCGGCATCCTCGCCCACAGCACCGAAGGCGCGGCGCTGTGTTTTCTCACCTACTGCGAGGAGGGCTTCCGCCGGACGGGCCGCAACGAGCACCCGGACGTGACCCTCGACTACACCGCTTTCGGTTTCAGCATGGCCGCGTGGGAGGCCGGCGACCACGCGTCGGTCCGGGCGACGTTGGCGCGGAGTGCAGAGCGGCTCGCCCAGGCAGGCGCGGACTTCTTCGTCTGCCCCGACAACACCGCTCACCTGGCACTCGAAGTGCCGGGTGAGGCCCTTGCGCTGCCGGGGCTGCACATCGCTGACGTCGTCGCCGACGAGGCAGACCGCCAGGGCCGCACCCGCGTCGGCGTGCTCGGCACGAAGTTCACGATGGACGGACCGATCTACCCGCGCGCGCTGACTCGGCGCGGCATCGCCGCCGAGTTCCCGGACGCCGACGACCGACGGATCGTCGACGAGATCATCTTCAAGGAACTGGTGAACGGCGTCGTCACCGACGCATCCCGCGACGAGTACGTTCGAATCATCACGCAGCTGGCCGAACGGGGCTGCGACGCGGTTGCCCTGGTCTGCACCGAGATCCCGATCCTGATCGGCCCTGAGGACTCACCACTGCCCGTCCTCGACTCGACCCGCCTGGTGGCGCAGGCCGCATACGAGGTCGCGGTGGGCGACAGGCCGATGCCCGCCTGGCGCGGCGGACCGAGCCGGTGA
- a CDS encoding carbohydrate ABC transporter permease: MTRRRSPVLTVVCWALLAYFLLPLVWLLVNATKTNADLFSTFGLRFGTEFALFDNLRALATYQDGIFFRWFANTVLYAVVGAGGAALVAAMGGYALAKYDFTGRRGVLAAVLGAAAVPGTALAVPTYLLFSQWGLVNTEAAVILPALASPFGLFLMMIYAQDAVPDSLVEAARIDGAREGRIFWSIGFRLLVPGFVTVLLFQLVATWNNYFLPLIVLNESDKFPLTVGLSLWNELANAGGVNLTEPLYPLVITGSLIAVVPLVVAFVVLQRYWQSGIAAGGVKQ; encoded by the coding sequence ATGACGCGCCGCCGCTCGCCCGTCCTCACCGTCGTCTGCTGGGCGCTGCTCGCCTACTTCCTGCTGCCGCTGGTCTGGCTGCTGGTCAACGCGACCAAGACGAACGCCGACCTGTTCTCGACCTTCGGGCTGCGCTTCGGCACCGAGTTCGCGCTGTTCGACAACCTCAGGGCCCTGGCGACGTACCAGGACGGCATCTTCTTCCGCTGGTTCGCCAACACCGTCCTGTACGCCGTCGTCGGCGCGGGCGGCGCGGCGCTGGTCGCGGCGATGGGCGGCTACGCGCTGGCGAAGTACGACTTCACCGGACGACGCGGCGTGCTGGCGGCCGTGCTCGGCGCGGCCGCCGTCCCCGGCACGGCGCTCGCGGTGCCGACGTACCTGCTGTTCAGCCAGTGGGGTCTGGTGAACACCGAGGCGGCGGTGATCCTGCCGGCCCTGGCCAGTCCGTTCGGGCTGTTCCTCATGATGATCTACGCCCAGGACGCGGTGCCGGACTCGCTGGTCGAGGCCGCCCGCATCGACGGCGCCCGTGAGGGCCGCATCTTCTGGTCCATCGGGTTCCGGCTGCTGGTCCCCGGGTTCGTCACTGTGCTGCTGTTCCAGCTGGTGGCGACGTGGAACAACTACTTCCTGCCGCTCATCGTGCTCAACGAGTCGGACAAGTTCCCGCTCACGGTCGGCCTGAGCCTGTGGAACGAGCTCGCCAACGCCGGCGGCGTCAACCTCACCGAGCCGCTGTACCCGCTGGTCATCACCGGCTCGCTGATCGCCGTCGTCCCGCTCGTCGTCGCGTTCGTCGTGCTGCAGCGGTACTGGCAGTCCGGCATCGCGGCCGGCGGCGTCAAGCAATGA
- a CDS encoding 2-keto-4-pentenoate hydratase, translated as MDDRDVRDAAAALLGVYRTGSPIAPLSERYPDATLVDAYRIQQEQVRAWTTSGDLIRGHKIGLVSAALQEQMGVHEPDYGHLTASMFHPADQPVPAHSFIQPRIEPELAFVLESSLQGPGVTVAEAAQAVEYAVPALEIVDSRIADWRISIVDTIADNASSGGVVLGDTPISPEELAGMSSTCSLSRNGEVLETGTAQTLLGSPLDSLTWLANTLGLLGVGLEPGHVVLSGSLTRTVPVDSGDTFTADIAGIGRVTAFMSSPLRLAAPATRDEDDVDEDLR; from the coding sequence ATGGACGATCGTGACGTGCGGGACGCGGCGGCTGCCCTGCTCGGCGTGTATCGAACCGGTTCGCCGATCGCTCCCCTGAGCGAGAGGTATCCCGACGCCACGCTCGTCGACGCGTACCGCATCCAGCAGGAGCAGGTTCGGGCCTGGACCACGAGCGGCGACCTGATCCGCGGCCACAAGATCGGCCTGGTCTCCGCTGCGCTCCAGGAGCAGATGGGCGTGCACGAGCCCGACTACGGTCATCTGACGGCGAGCATGTTCCATCCGGCGGACCAGCCCGTCCCGGCGCACTCGTTCATCCAGCCGCGGATCGAACCGGAGCTGGCGTTCGTGCTCGAGTCCTCCCTCCAGGGACCGGGCGTGACCGTCGCCGAGGCGGCACAGGCAGTCGAGTACGCCGTGCCCGCTCTGGAGATCGTCGACTCGCGGATCGCGGACTGGCGGATCTCGATCGTGGACACGATCGCCGACAACGCTTCGAGCGGCGGTGTCGTTCTCGGTGATACCCCGATCAGCCCGGAGGAGCTGGCCGGGATGTCGAGCACTTGCAGCCTGTCACGCAACGGTGAAGTCCTGGAGACCGGCACTGCGCAAACGCTGCTCGGATCACCGCTCGACTCGCTGACCTGGCTGGCGAACACGCTCGGCTTGCTCGGCGTCGGCCTCGAGCCCGGGCACGTCGTGCTGTCCGGCTCCCTGACCCGAACCGTCCCGGTCGACTCCGGCGACACCTTCACCGCCGACATAGCCGGCATCGGCCGCGTGACGGCGTTCATGTCCTCTCCGCTGCGGCTGGCTGCTCCAGCGACGAGAGACGAGGACGACGTGGACGAGGACCTGCGCTGA
- a CDS encoding ABC transporter substrate-binding protein — protein MTTTHRTHRARRLTAPAAALTLLVLAGCGGSSTDDGGSDGGPTGTADDPVEITFWSWLPDIQTTIDLFEETHPEIDVKLENVGVGTDQYTKIQNAVDAGSGGPDVAHMTYDAIPSFALTGALADLAQHGGEDIPDTFLPAVVSLVQQGDAIYGVPQDFGPGVMYYRTDVFDAAGVEVPTTWAEYATAAEAIHAGDPNRYITYLDPGLADAAYMGLWQLDAAPWTLEGESDLTLDLGSEASLRWADYWDGLNHGGLTIESVQGSDEWFRQLGEGQIATWVVGAWGLQALTGVVPQNEGLWRVAPMPVWDDGDTATSQFGGSGTVVLEQSEHKDAATTFALWMNSDPVAVESLKNDQGLLPTTNAAWEDPAFLDEEIAYLGGQQARQVFAESARNSVTTWRWLPFQPYVGSVYKDTVGQAISGKTSLADGFAAWQDRVAEYAQQQGFTVTTD, from the coding sequence ATGACCACCACCCACCGCACCCACCGTGCCCGCCGGCTGACGGCGCCGGCCGCCGCCCTGACCCTGCTCGTGCTCGCCGGCTGCGGCGGCTCCTCGACCGACGACGGCGGAAGCGACGGCGGGCCGACCGGCACCGCCGACGACCCCGTCGAGATCACCTTCTGGTCCTGGCTGCCCGACATCCAGACGACCATCGACCTGTTCGAGGAGACGCACCCGGAGATCGACGTCAAGCTCGAGAACGTCGGCGTCGGCACCGACCAGTACACGAAGATCCAGAACGCCGTCGACGCCGGCAGCGGCGGGCCCGACGTCGCGCACATGACCTACGACGCCATCCCCAGCTTCGCGCTGACCGGGGCGCTGGCCGACCTCGCGCAGCACGGCGGCGAGGACATCCCGGACACGTTCCTGCCCGCCGTCGTCAGCCTGGTGCAGCAGGGCGACGCGATCTACGGCGTCCCGCAGGACTTCGGGCCCGGCGTCATGTACTACCGCACCGACGTGTTCGACGCGGCCGGCGTCGAGGTGCCCACCACCTGGGCCGAGTACGCGACCGCCGCCGAGGCCATCCACGCCGGCGACCCGAACCGGTACATCACCTACCTCGACCCGGGCCTGGCCGACGCCGCGTACATGGGACTGTGGCAGCTCGACGCCGCGCCGTGGACGCTCGAGGGCGAGTCGGACCTGACCCTCGACCTCGGGTCCGAGGCGTCGCTGCGCTGGGCGGACTACTGGGACGGCCTCAACCACGGCGGCCTGACCATCGAGTCGGTGCAGGGCTCGGACGAGTGGTTCCGGCAGCTCGGCGAGGGCCAGATCGCCACCTGGGTGGTCGGCGCCTGGGGCCTGCAGGCGCTCACCGGCGTCGTGCCGCAGAACGAGGGCCTGTGGCGGGTCGCGCCGATGCCGGTGTGGGACGACGGCGACACCGCGACCAGCCAGTTCGGCGGCAGCGGCACCGTCGTCCTCGAGCAGAGCGAGCACAAGGACGCGGCCACCACGTTCGCGCTGTGGATGAACTCCGACCCGGTCGCGGTCGAGTCGCTGAAGAACGACCAGGGCCTGCTGCCCACCACGAACGCGGCCTGGGAGGACCCCGCCTTCCTCGACGAGGAGATCGCCTACCTCGGCGGCCAGCAGGCCCGGCAGGTGTTCGCGGAGTCGGCGCGCAACTCCGTCACGACCTGGCGCTGGCTGCCATTCCAGCCGTACGTCGGCAGCGTCTACAAGGACACCGTCGGCCAGGCGATCTCCGGGAAGACCAGCCTCGCCGACGGGTTCGCCGCCTGGCAGGACCGCGTCGCCGAGTACGCGCAGCAGCAGGGCTTCACCGTCACCACCGACTGA